In Candidatus Jettenia caeni, the DNA window TTAATCGAACACTTGGATATAGCTGTTTGAGCAATTCAAGCCCTTCTTTCCCGCTGGTTACCGAGCATGATTTATAACCTTTCGGTATCAGGATACTTTCCAGCGCCCAGCACATATCCACTTCATCATCTACAATAAGTATTTGTGGTTTTTCTGACATCTTCTTTTCCTTTTCATCATAAGCTATAAGGTCATGGGATTATTATCGGAGACTCGGTGAATCTCTGTCTGGAACCTTTTGGCTTGCATTATTTCTTCACCGGTAGTTGAATAGTAAAAGCAGAACCCTTTCCTACCGTGCTTTCTACCTGTATAGTTCCTTCGTGTTGTCTGATAATACTGTAGGTAATTGATAACCCAAGACCAGTGCCCTTGCCTACCGGCATAGTGGTAAAGAATGGATCAAATATCTTATCAACATTCTCAATTGGTATACCACAACCTGTATCCTCAAAGACAATGACGATTCTATCATTCCGATTAATTGAAGTTGTTATCGTTAAGGTTCCTCCGTCAGGCATAGCATTGGCGGCGTTGAGGATTATATTCAGAAAAGCTTGTTGTAATAAATTCTTCTCTGCCTTCATAATGGGAATATACGGGTATAGATTTTTTTTAATCTCGATTCGCATTAATAGCAACTGTTTTTCAATGAGCGTAAAAGTTTCCATAATGGCATCATTGACATTCGTCGGTTCAGAACGCCCGTCGGAAGGCCGCGCAAATTTGAGCAATTCTTCGATTATCCGGGAGGCGCGTTTAATACCCAAATAGATCTTTTCCGCACACTCTTTACGCAAACTTTCATTTTCCTGACATTCCAATAAAATCTGAGCAGCAGCAGAACTGATACCCAATGGATTTCGAATCTCATGCGCTATGCCACCAGCCATTACCCCCAGAGAAGCAAGCTTTGCAGAATGAAATAATTGTGCTTCTAATTCACGTCTCTCAGTAAGGTCTTGCCCTACACCTACAATACCTACCACGGTTTGTAAATCATCTTTCATCAGAGCAAAACTCCAGGAAATAGGAATTATCTTCCCGGTCTTTGTCTTAAGACCTAATTCTATATGTTTTACGGTTTCTCCCCGGGAAAGATTCTCTATGATAGAGGCCAGTGTTGGCTTTTGTGCATCCGCGCATATTGTTATCAACGGTTTACCCACTAATTCTCTGTCTATATAACCGGAAATTTTCTCTGCCGCATTATTCCATGTGGTAATCATCCCTATAGAATCCAGCGAAGTAACAATATCATTGGCGCTCTCGACCACTCCAGCGAGATGGCGCTCTGTTTGCCTGACTTTCTCGCGCAAACTTACCTGCTGCGTAATATCATCCATGATGAGCAGGACGTTTTCAACAATCCCTTGATCATCTTTGAGAGGAGTTAAACTATAAAAATACACCCTGCTTTGCAAGCCAGGAGATCGATAATACATCTCACGACCCCGATCTCCCACTCCTGTCTCAAATACCCTCCTTAGCCTTTCAGCAAGTCGTGTGTATTGCAGGATAACGCTCGGAAATATATCATCCACATGCTTCCCGATAGTTTCTCTTTCTGTTCTCCGTGATTTCTCGAGAAAATTCTTGTTGGCAATCAACACCCTGAGTTTACGATCAAACATTAAGAGGGAGGATGGGATACACGAAAAGATCATCATACAAAGGCGCTCGTATTTCCCCTCTGACAAATGTGTCTTATCAAGACCTGTACTATTCAAAATTTTCTCCGAAATCTAATGTTTCTATAAATATCTCACCCCCATGGGGTTATTTTTCAAAAAAAACCAAAGTATTACAAATCTCTCCAATGTGCTGTAGTTTTCCATAATGATTTGACATTATCGGCGATTGAAGCCAGACAGCATATGGCGGAGACGCAAGATGTTGCGCCTCTCCTTTACCTAATCCCGCAGGGATGTCATGATTATAGAAAAAAATCCTGTTGATATTTGTACACTATCCTCCGTCCCCCGAAACAAAATGATAAGGAGGCCAGGGACCGGAATACAAAAACCGGAACTCTTTCAAGCTCGCCACGAGATCATAGAATCTGATCCTGAATTCAGATAAAAAATCCCTGTGTATCAAATAATTGAGAGATATTCCCGGCAAAAAAGAAAAACCCTTATCCCACTGAGATTTGGTATAGATACCCTCAAATTGCGCATGACAGGTACTCACTATTTCCTGAACAGAAGTCTTGTTCTCATCCAGAACTGTATAATAGGCGCGTTGCCGTTCTAAATATGCCGTACCTGAGCTTAAACTATTTTTTCCAAATCTATAGGATTGTGGCGCATTTGCCTGATTTCTTTTCGATACATTCCCACTGATATCAGATTGAACAGACTGCGCATTCCTTACATCACTACTCCTCATAATAATGCGTAGTCCCATTTCAAATGTATTGTGCAATTGCTCCAGGTCTGCAATAAACATTGCATATCTATTATTCAGAAATTCAAATACTTCTTTCCCACTCTTAAATACAGATGAAAATCGCATAGGAAGAACCGTTTGTTCTTTTTGCAAGATCTCAATTACCGATGCATGGCGTAATACATTTTCATTCGATATCGGTATCTTGGCCATCGTAACCTCTGATATGAGAGCCGTTATTTCCCGATATGGTAAAGCACGAACACGGATATTTTCAATACCAAGTATATCTTGAATCGGTCTGCGAAACGCCTTTGTGATACCGTATAAATATTGATACATTTGTAAGCTCCATTCTCTTAAAGTTCAGTTTAAAATACAATGATTCTTTCTTTTCTATTTTCTTCTTTTATGTCTCCCTCTTTTCTATTTCATTCTTTTGTGTTTCCCCCATCTCTAAAACATTCACACATTTTTCCCCCTTTTCTAAAGGGGATCAAGAGGGATTAACAACTCCGGTGTTTCTCTTTAGTAAAGATGCAATTCCTTAAATCCTCTTTGCTTTTGAAGTTTCTCATAATTCCGGACAAAAACTATAGGGAGGCCATGGGCCGGTAAGCTCAAACACAAGTCCCTCGTTCTTATATTTTTCTCCTTGTATATTCATACTATCTCTAAATGATACAAGCATCTGCTGTTTTATGAGAAAGGCCGCATTCATAACCATATCAGATGATCTACCATGGATTTTCTTATCAAAACACCGCAAAAATCGGCAACCGTCAGTATACGGTAATACTGTGGAATAAATGTCTTGTAAAATCCGTTGGATTTCTACTCTTAATGCCTCTTCGCATATCTTGTGCTTTTTCTTTGCTAATAAATAACCCTCCCCGGGTAATAATGATGTCTGATCTATTTTTATAGGTTGTCCTTTTCTTTGATCATATCTATCCATAAAAACCTTTTTATCACAAAATATCTTCACTGACCATTCAGTCTTATCAGTAGTATAATTTAGGAATTTGATAATCTTTTCTTTGTGCGGCAGTATCGTTTGAAAGAGGGTCTCCTGATTCTTATAAATTGTACAAAACCGTAAGGGCACTACGGGAATAGAATAGCATCCTGTTAAAACTCCTGTGCGTTGAGGATTTTCTCTCTCCTCTCCCTCATCTTCTTTCTTGAGAATTCCCTCTGGTTCTCCTTTATTGAAGGTTGACTGAGAAAAACGATAGAGAGGTTCGTGACAACCTTTTGAGGTATAAGTCATAACGAACTCGATTACCTCCTCATGTTTCTTTGCTTTTGACGCAATCCACACCATATCTGTCATTTTTTTATCAAGGGCATCTTCGCTAAATTCCTTTAAAGATAGAGCGCTCACTATTGCAAAAAGACCATTTCGTTCAATAGCATACACTTCATGTTCATCGTCAATACCCATAAGAGTATGGGGAAACGATACTGGCGTTTGAGTAAAACAGTAGGCATAAATCCCAAAGGGGATATCCAGGGTATTCCTCTGTATCTGACCCGGCATAATTCTTCCTCATCACTAACCGATTTACAAAAAAGCAGGGCAGGCTTTAGCCTTGCCCTACGTAAGGGCGAACACAAGGTTCGCCCCTACAGATTCAATTCATTTCAAAGGTTTATACTTCCAATACCTCTCGTACTCTTCTTAAAAGCTCGTTTGGTAAAACAGGCTTTGGAATAAAATGTAACCCTTCCTTAAGAATGTCTTTTTTATTTATAACTTCCTCACTATATCCGCTGATGAAAAGGGCTTTAATATCTGGCGCTATTTGCCTTATCACATCATAGGCAGCTTTACCATCCTTAATTGGCATTATTACATCTACTATAAGGCAATGAATCTTATTTTTATTGTCAATAAATTTTCTTATCATATCATCGCCATCTACTGCTTCTATGATTTTATAACCAGCCTTTTGAAGTACTATCTTGATAAGGATCCTAACCTCTTTCTCATCCTCTGCTAATAATATCGTCTCCTTACCACCTTTGGTGACAAGCATTTCTGATTCTATCTCATCAACTACCGATTCAATTACCGGTATGTACATCTTGAATATCGAACCTTTGCCCGGTTCACTATCAACATTTATGTAGCCCTGATGCTGCTTAACGATTCCATACACTATCGCCAGCCCAAGACCTGTGCCTTTTCCAACTTCTTTCGTTGTAAAGAACGGTTCAAAAATCCTTTTTTTCGTTTCATTATCCATGCCTATACCCGTATCTGAGATAGAGACAAGAACATACTTCCCAACCATACCGTAACCATGAATCTTTATAAATTCACTATCTAATTCCACAACTTCCGTAATTATTGTTAAAGAGCCTCCATCAGGCATGGCATCTCTTGCATTGGTTACAAGGTTCATTAAGACTTGTTCTATCTGGTTACTATCGGCCATAACGATACAGTTTTTATCTATAAATATAGTCTTGAGCTGAATATCTTCGCCAATGAGTCTTACCAGTAAGCTTTCGACCCTTTTTATAACCTCATTCAAATTTACCGGTTTTGGGTTGTTTTTCTGTTTTCTGCTAAAGGTAAGAAGACCTTTCGTTAAATTAGCAGCCCTTTCTGTTGATGTAAGTATCTTTTGGATATAGATCATCAATGAATTATCTTTCTCCAGCTCATTCTGTAGCAGGTTTCCATATCCCATTATTATTGCGAGGATATTATTAAAATCATGAGCAATGCCTCCTGCAAGGGTACCAATAGATTCTAATTTCTGAACATGATACAACTGTTCTTTCAGTTTTGATTCTGATTCCTCCGCTTTTTTAATATTGGTAATATCCTCTGCAATCTCAATGAAATGAGTAATAATACCCTCTTTATTTTTTACTGGTGAAATATTTGCAATTTCCCAATAAAGATCGCCATTCTTTTTCTTATTCAGAAACTCCCCGCGCCATTTACCTCCGGAAGAGATGGTATTCCATAATCGCTTATATTCTTCCCTTGATGTTTTTCCAGATTTTAAGATGCATGGATTTTTCCCGATAACTTCTTCTGTACTATAACCTGTTAGTTCTGTAAATTTTGGATTAACATATTGAATATTGCCGCAGGTATCAGTAATAATGATTACATTCGAGCTTTGTTCGATAGCACACGATAATTTTTGAAGCTGCTCTTCCATCTGCTTATGCTCGGTAATATCTGAAAATAAACCATTAGCATACCTGTTACCATCCTTGGTATAGGTTATCACTGCCCTATCATGTATCCAAATCCAGGATTCATCCTTTCTTCTAATCCTGTATTTAACATCAAATATCTTATTTAATTTAAATAATAATGAATATTCCTCTCTCACTCTCTCAACATCTTCTGGATGAATTCTTTCAAACCAGAGAGAGTTACCTGCCTTATAGATTTCTTCCGGCGTATATCCATAAACCTTTTCTATATTTGGGGTAATAAAAAGAGTTGTACCTGTTTGATCGGCGGTCCACATGACATCCGGTATATTCTCGACAAGTAAACGATATTTTTCCTCTTTCTCATGTAACAATTTTTCCATCCGTTTGCGTCCGGTAATATCGGTTGAAATACCACAGATTGAGTGCATAATTCCATGAGAGTCATAGAGGGGAAACTTGACTGAAATGTACGTATGTAATCCATCATCATGCGGCACTACTTCCTCAAATTCCAGGGAAACACTAGCTTCGATTACCTTACGATCATTTATCCTCAAAGCATCGGCAATCTCCTTTGACCACATATCGTAGTCAGCCTTGTCTTTCAGCTCTTCTTGTTTAATCTGTAACACCTTTTCACATAATTTATTAATAAAAGTATATCTACCCTGCATGTCTTTGACATAAATGAGTGCTGTTGCATTATTAAGAATGGCTTGTAGCCTTTCTTCACTATTATATAACGCTTCCTCAATTTGCTTGCGCTGAATAATAACACCTAACTGAGTAGCAACTGATGAAATAAGTCCGATCAATCGCTCATCCTTATCATGTTGTTCCCGCACAAAAAAATTCAGTACAGCAATAACCTTATCATTTGCTATGACAGGAATACCTATCGCCGCTTTTAGACCGCACTCTTTTGCAATTGATGCACGAGGAAAATCTCCATCCACGGTAGCATCTTTCCGCCATTCAGGTGCTCCCAAAGACCATACACGACCAGGCAGACCAACTCCCGGTAAAAAAGTAAACTTTTGGCTTTTCTTTCTAAATTCTTCTAAGCCTTCAGAATTGTTATGCCATACCTGAATACATTTGAGATACCCGTCATCAGAGGATGGAAGCCAGGCTTCACCGTAATCCCAGTCCGTATATTTACACACTTTACACAATACAATATCCAGTACGGAATGCAAGTCATCTGCTTCAGATGTTGATATAATGATGGTTTGCAGGAGTTTAATCTCTTCCTCCATGCGCTCACATTCTGTAATATCCTGGATCGTTCCAATTATTCGGGTAACTTTTGCTGTCCCATCACCGGCTTGAATTTGAGCTGGAACGGTAATATCAGGGGCACCGACGGCAATATACTTTGCAATATTGGAGATTGTACGGAAAGGCTTCACTGCTTTTTTCATGAAGCGAATACAGAGACAGATAACCAGAACGATAACAATTACAGCAGGTATGAGTACACCGATGAGCACTTTTTTTATGGGAACAAGTACCTCATCTTTATGGATCCCAACCAGTAAGACCCATTTCATGGAAGGGATGTACCTTGATGCACCTATAACTTCTCTACCCCGGTAATTCTTATAGAATCTACGGATTTCTTTATTTACTGTTAAGCATACGTTAACCGGGAATGTATCGACCACGTGTTTCAATACGATATCCTTCATGCATTGAGTTTTTATAAAACCATCACTGGTAACATTTTGGATAGGGAGTTTGGCCGCTTCCAGAAATTGAGACATATGACATTCGTAAAATCCTGCAAGAATAGTTATGTCATCAAGGATATGTTCTTTAAGGTATGCTTTATTTTGTTTATAGATCAAAAGGAACGTGATAAAAACAGGAAGAAGGATAATGAGAATCCCGAACAATACTTTTACAGAGAGCGGTCTTGCACATTTCTTCATCTATAGACTCACTCTTTGCTTCACCTCTTCCACTGCATTACCAAAATCACCTGCTGTTACTATAAATCCTTCACTGCTTACCTTCTGTTGAGCGATAGCACTGCGAATGGCCATTAATACCGCCCTCTTGCAAATCAATTCTATATCTGCACCTGTCATCCCTTCAGTCTCCCATGCATATTTTTTCAGATCTATTCCTTTT includes these proteins:
- a CDS encoding two-component sensor kinase, whose translation is MNSTGLDKTHLSEGKYERLCMMIFSCIPSSLLMFDRKLRVLIANKNFLEKSRRTERETIGKHVDDIFPSVILQYTRLAERLRRVFETGVGDRGREMYYRSPGLQSRVYFYSLTPLKDDQGIVENVLLIMDDITQQVSLREKVRQTERHLAGVVESANDIVTSLDSIGMITTWNNAAEKISGYIDRELVGKPLITICADAQKPTLASIIENLSRGETVKHIELGLKTKTGKIIPISWSFALMKDDLQTVVGIVGVGQDLTERRELEAQLFHSAKLASLGVMAGGIAHEIRNPLGISSAAAQILLECQENESLRKECAEKIYLGIKRASRIIEELLKFARPSDGRSEPTNVNDAIMETFTLIEKQLLLMRIEIKKNLYPYIPIMKAEKNLLQQAFLNIILNAANAMPDGGTLTITTSINRNDRIVIVFEDTGCGIPIENVDKIFDPFFTTMPVGKGTGLGLSITYSIIRQHEGTIQVESTVGKGSAFTIQLPVKK
- a CDS encoding putative two-component sensor kinase, which gives rise to MKKCARPLSVKVLFGILIILLPVFITFLLIYKQNKAYLKEHILDDITILAGFYECHMSQFLEAAKLPIQNVTSDGFIKTQCMKDIVLKHVVDTFPVNVCLTVNKEIRRFYKNYRGREVIGASRYIPSMKWVLLVGIHKDEVLVPIKKVLIGVLIPAVIVIVLVICLCIRFMKKAVKPFRTISNIAKYIAVGAPDITVPAQIQAGDGTAKVTRIIGTIQDITECERMEEEIKLLQTIIISTSEADDLHSVLDIVLCKVCKYTDWDYGEAWLPSSDDGYLKCIQVWHNNSEGLEEFRKKSQKFTFLPGVGLPGRVWSLGAPEWRKDATVDGDFPRASIAKECGLKAAIGIPVIANDKVIAVLNFFVREQHDKDERLIGLISSVATQLGVIIQRKQIEEALYNSEERLQAILNNATALIYVKDMQGRYTFINKLCEKVLQIKQEELKDKADYDMWSKEIADALRINDRKVIEASVSLEFEEVVPHDDGLHTYISVKFPLYDSHGIMHSICGISTDITGRKRMEKLLHEKEEKYRLLVENIPDVMWTADQTGTTLFITPNIEKVYGYTPEEIYKAGNSLWFERIHPEDVERVREEYSLLFKLNKIFDVKYRIRRKDESWIWIHDRAVITYTKDGNRYANGLFSDITEHKQMEEQLQKLSCAIEQSSNVIIITDTCGNIQYVNPKFTELTGYSTEEVIGKNPCILKSGKTSREEYKRLWNTISSGGKWRGEFLNKKKNGDLYWEIANISPVKNKEGIITHFIEIAEDITNIKKAEESESKLKEQLYHVQKLESIGTLAGGIAHDFNNILAIIMGYGNLLQNELEKDNSLMIYIQKILTSTERAANLTKGLLTFSRKQKNNPKPVNLNEVIKRVESLLVRLIGEDIQLKTIFIDKNCIVMADSNQIEQVLMNLVTNARDAMPDGGSLTIITEVVELDSEFIKIHGYGMVGKYVLVSISDTGIGMDNETKKRIFEPFFTTKEVGKGTGLGLAIVYGIVKQHQGYINVDSEPGKGSIFKMYIPVIESVVDEIESEMLVTKGGKETILLAEDEKEVRILIKIVLQKAGYKIIEAVDGDDMIRKFIDNKNKIHCLIVDVIMPIKDGKAAYDVIRQIAPDIKALFISGYSEEVINKKDILKEGLHFIPKPVLPNELLRRVREVLEV